The following nucleotide sequence is from Chryseobacterium sp. CY350.
TCTACGATTTCAACAGAGGTGAAAACCGTTCAAAATGGAGAAAAGGTGAAGATCGGAAAGCTGCCGGAAAAGGCGACTGTATCGATTGCTACCAGTGCGTTGTGGTGTGCCCAACGGGAATTGACATCAGAGACGGTCAACAGTTGGAGTGCATTAATTGCACAGCTTGTATCGATGCGTGTGATGAAGTAATGGAAAAAGTTGGATTACCGAAGGGCTTGGTACGCTACGCGTCAGAAAAAGAAATAGAAACCGGAGCACCTTATAAGTTCACCGGAAGAATGAAAGGTTTTGCAATAGTTTTGGTTTTTCTAATGGGCTTTTTAGGCTTTTTATTATCAAGCCGAGGTGAGATGGAAGCTAAATTTATCAAGCCCGCAGGAAGTACATTTTTTGTAAGAGACGGTAAAATCACCAATACCTACAACTATACTTTTCTTAACAAAACCAACGATAAAAAAATCGTTACCATTAAAGTCATTGAGCCAGCGAAAGGCGAAATCAGCTCTAGTGGATCAAGCAAAATTACAGTGAATCGTGATAAAATCACAAAAGGTACCATCAATATCAGCTTCCCGGAAAATGCAATGAAATTGTCTAAACAAAATATAAAAATTGGAGTTTATGACACTAAAGGAGAGCTTATAGATTCTTACGAAACTTATTTCGAAGGACCATTTAAATTACAATTTTAATTTTTTAAAAAATGAAAAACTTCACTTGGGGACACGGCGTATTTATCGCTCTAGGATCATTTATTATATTTATTTTGTCAATGCTATTTCTGTTTCCAAACGGACAAAAAAACTCTGAAATGGTAACAGATAAGTACTACGAAGAAGAACTGGAATATCAAACCGTAATTGATGCAAAAAGAAGAGCAGATACTTTGCAAGACAAGCCCGTCTATTCTCAGAATGCAGACGGTATAAAAATGACCTTTCCAAAAGATATTAACAACGCAAATTCTAAGATAAAATTTGTACTCAACAGATCAGATGATCAGAATTTAGACATCAAAAGATCTGAACAACTCGACGCCAATCAATCTTTTACGATTCCTGCAAAAGTTTTGACAAAAGGAAATTACACGTTACGATTGATGTGGACTACCAACAAAACAGACTACCGACTGGATTATGATGTGATATGGAAATAGCACTTGTAATATCGGCAATCGCTTTAGGTTTTGCTTCCGGTTTTCACTGTATCGGAATGTGCGGCCCTATTGCATTGTCAATGGGATTGACAAAAAAGCAGGCAACCAATTTCTACCTTCAAAATTTAACCTATCAATTCGGCAGAATTTTCACTTACGCTTTATTAGGTGGAATTCTAGGAATTATCGGTGAAGGTTTTGAAATGGCAGGTTTTCAACAGTATTTGACCATTGCAGTTGGTGTTTTATTAATTGTAATGGCTATATTCTCATTTGGAGGAAGAGATTTTGCTTCAAAAATTCCATTTTTTTCTAAATTTTTGTTTAAAGTCAAATCAAACTTAGGCAAACTATTACAAAAAGCAGATTACCGCTCAAGATTTACCACCGGAATCCTCAACGGATTTCTTCCCTGCGGAATGGTTTACATGGCTCTAACCGCAAGTTTAGCATCAGGCGGAATTTGGCAAGGAGCTTCTTACATGGCTTTATTCGGATTGGGCACACTTCCTTTCATGTTTACAGTAGTTCTCGTCGGAAATCTTATGAATCAGGCTTTCAGGCTTAAAATTTTAAAAGCCGTTCCTGTGATTATGATTATCCTTGGCGGATTATTTATCGTAAGAGGTTTAGAATTGGGAATTCCATACATTTCTCCAAGAGCTGAAGCGATGACCATTTCTAAAGATAATAATGGTGAATGTCATTTGCCTGGAGATCATAGCACGCATCCGCATAATGCGAATTGTCATTAAAATTTAATAAATCAAATTATAAATCATGAATTGCGATTATAGTTTGGACAATCGCTTTTCTGTTACCAGTGTCCTTCTATCTGTTTCAGAATCCACACACAAAGGGAATTAGTCTTGTTGATTAAAAATCTGTTTAATCATTATATAATTGGAATTATTATTTTGCTCACATTCAAAAAGTTGGCAAATATTATCAACAGATAACAATGAAACAAAAAACCACCGAAGTGTTCGGTGGTTTTATTATATAAATTTAGAATTTTAATTAATTAACTCAAACTTCGCGTATTCAGCGATTTTCTTTGGAAGTTTAATTCCTTCTTCAGTCTGATTGTTCTCCAGCAAAGCGGCCATAATTCTCGGTAAAGCCATCGCAGAACCGTTTAAAGTATGAACCAATTGAGTTTTTCCGTCAGATTTGTAACGACACTTCAATCTGTTTGCCTGGAAGGTTTCAAAATTTGAAACTGAACTTACTTCAAGCCATTTTTCCTGAGCAGCGCTCCAAACTTCAAAATCATACGTCATTGCAGATGCAAAACCTGTGTCTCCACCACAAAGTCTCAAAACTCTGTATGGCAATTCAAGATCAGTCAGAATTTCTTTGATGTGTTCTACCATTTCTTCCAAAACTGCATAAGAATTTTCAGGCTTCTCCAATCTTACAATTTCTACTTTTTCAAACTGGTGAAGACGATTTAACCCTCTTACATGAGCACCGTAACTTCCCGCTTCTCTTCTGTAGCATTGAGAAAAAGCTGTGTTTTTAATCGGAAGATCTTTTTCATCCAACAAAACATCACGATAAAGATTAGTCACAGGAACTTCCGCTGTCGGAATTAAATACAATTCATCTGCATTAATATAATACATCTGCCCTTCTTTGTCCGGCAACTGACCCGTTCCATATCCTGAAGCTTCATTTACAACGTGGGGCGGATTCACCTCAAGGTAACCGGCATCAACATTTTTATCTAAAAAATACTGAACCAAAGCCCGCTGCAATCTTGCTCCTTTCCCAAAATAAACCGGGAAACCTGCTCCAGCGATTTTTACACCTAATTCAAAATCAATTAAGTTATATTTTTTTGCTAATTCCCAATGTGGAATTGCACCTTCGCCCAAACCTTCAACGTCATGAGACTGATAAATAATTTCGTTATCGTCCGCAGAAATTCCGGCTTTTACCAATTCGTACGGCACGTTTGGAATTTGATATAAAATATCCAATAATTTCTTCTCAATCACCTCCAACTGTGACTTCAATTCGGTGCTCGACTCTTTGAACTGTGCTGTTTTAGATTTTGATGCTTCAGCTTCTTCTCTTTTTCCTTCTTTCATTAAAATACCAATTTCTTTGGAGATTTTGTTGATTTCGGAAAGTTGAGAATCTAATTCAAACTGAATTTTTTTTCTTTCCTCGTCAGTAACGATCGCCTCGTTTACCAACTCAGGATTTTTGAATTGTCTCTTTTGAAGACCTTCTAAAACGCGTTCTTTGTTTTCGCGCAAAAAATTGACTTGTAACATAAAGTGTTTTATAGTTTTAGATTCATTATGTAAAGTTTAAAAATCAAAATTTAGACAATTAAACCTCAAAAAGAACTGTTGATGCAAATTTAAAGATTATTTTGTGATTTTCACGACATTGCGGCTTTCAGAATCTTTATTGATCGGTAATTCTGATTTATTATACAGAACTCTCGAAACCTCAAAAACTGAAGGTGTCCAATGGTAAAAAATCTGTAAAGTATCATTATCAACTTCAGCGAATGTAGTGTCTGTAAGTTTTTTAGTAAGCGCAACTCTAATCTGAGAACGATACATTCTGTTATCACCATCTCCGCCGCTTTCCAGCTGTCTGGTCGCTCCAGCGATATATTCAATGTAACTCACAGAGTCAGAAATTGATTTAAGCGAATTTGAAACCGGAGCATTATCTGTTGTCGCCAGCAGATCGTTCATCGCCACGCTTGTAAATGATCCTATCTTATTTGGAATCAGAAGATTTTTACCATTTGCATCCTGAATATAAAAACTCATGATCTGATCAATTTTCTGAATAGAATCTTCATCGCTCCTACATCCCATAAGCGCAAAACATCCGAATAAAATTCCAAAAAGCAGATTTTTCATAGTACAAAGGTAAAATATAAAATGAAACTGATTTTACTGATTTTCAAAATATTTCTGATACCAAAGTTCAAAAGTAACCAATTGCCAGATTTTAACATAATCATACGCATCACTTTGGTTTTTCCACCAATCATCAATAATTTCGTTATTAAAAAAATTCCTTTTTTTAAGACGCTCTAAGTTCTGAATGATAAAATCCTGAATCTTTTTTTCGTTTTTAATAAAATACGCCAGCGGAAAAGAAAATCCTCGCTTTGGCATATTTAAAACTTCAGAAGGCAAGTAACTCGCAGC
It contains:
- a CDS encoding FixH family protein — encoded protein: MKNFTWGHGVFIALGSFIIFILSMLFLFPNGQKNSEMVTDKYYEEELEYQTVIDAKRRADTLQDKPVYSQNADGIKMTFPKDINNANSKIKFVLNRSDDQNLDIKRSEQLDANQSFTIPAKVLTKGNYTLRLMWTTNKTDYRLDYDVIWK
- a CDS encoding sulfite exporter TauE/SafE family protein, which gives rise to MEIALVISAIALGFASGFHCIGMCGPIALSMGLTKKQATNFYLQNLTYQFGRIFTYALLGGILGIIGEGFEMAGFQQYLTIAVGVLLIVMAIFSFGGRDFASKIPFFSKFLFKVKSNLGKLLQKADYRSRFTTGILNGFLPCGMVYMALTASLASGGIWQGASYMALFGLGTLPFMFTVVLVGNLMNQAFRLKILKAVPVIMIILGGLFIVRGLELGIPYISPRAEAMTISKDNNGECHLPGDHSTHPHNANCH
- the serS gene encoding serine--tRNA ligase, whose translation is MLQVNFLRENKERVLEGLQKRQFKNPELVNEAIVTDEERKKIQFELDSQLSEINKISKEIGILMKEGKREEAEASKSKTAQFKESSTELKSQLEVIEKKLLDILYQIPNVPYELVKAGISADDNEIIYQSHDVEGLGEGAIPHWELAKKYNLIDFELGVKIAGAGFPVYFGKGARLQRALVQYFLDKNVDAGYLEVNPPHVVNEASGYGTGQLPDKEGQMYYINADELYLIPTAEVPVTNLYRDVLLDEKDLPIKNTAFSQCYRREAGSYGAHVRGLNRLHQFEKVEIVRLEKPENSYAVLEEMVEHIKEILTDLELPYRVLRLCGGDTGFASAMTYDFEVWSAAQEKWLEVSSVSNFETFQANRLKCRYKSDGKTQLVHTLNGSAMALPRIMAALLENNQTEEGIKLPKKIAEYAKFELIN